One genomic segment of Mycolicibacterium chubuense NBB4 includes these proteins:
- a CDS encoding FtsW/RodA/SpoVE family cell cycle protein, with protein sequence MTTQPQSPVAVTPPLPNRRNAELLLLGFAAVITTVALLLVEANQEQGLRWDLAQYTVAYLALFAGAHLTVRRFAPYADPLLLPVVALLNGLGLVMIHRLDLAEGVTTAKGLGGTANQQMLWTLVGVIGFSLVVIFLSDHRLLSRYGYVCGLTGLVLLVIPAVLPRSMSEENGAKIWIRLPGFSIQPAEFSKILLLIFFAAVLVSKRDLFTSAGKHVMGMDLPRPRDLAPLLAAWVASVGVMVFEKDLGTSLLLYASFLVLVYIATERFSWVVLGLALFAVASVAAYYLFDHVRVRVETWRDPFADPDGTGYQMVQSLFSFATGGIFGTGLGNGQPGTVPAASTDFIIAAVGEELGLVGLAAVLMLYTIVIIRGLRTALAVRDSFGKLLAAGLAATLGIQLFIVVGGVTKLIPLTGLTTPWLSYGGSSLVANYLLLAILVRISHAARRPLVTRPPQPPGNIATSSTEVIEKV encoded by the coding sequence ATGACGACACAACCGCAGTCCCCGGTCGCGGTGACTCCCCCACTGCCGAACCGCCGTAACGCCGAGTTGTTGCTCCTCGGCTTCGCGGCGGTGATCACGACGGTGGCGCTGCTGCTCGTCGAGGCCAACCAGGAGCAGGGACTGCGCTGGGATCTGGCCCAGTACACCGTCGCGTATCTGGCGCTGTTCGCCGGCGCGCACCTGACCGTGCGCCGCTTCGCCCCCTACGCCGACCCGCTGCTGCTCCCGGTCGTCGCGCTGCTGAATGGCCTGGGGCTGGTGATGATTCACCGCCTCGACCTCGCCGAGGGCGTAACGACGGCCAAGGGGCTGGGCGGCACCGCCAATCAGCAGATGCTCTGGACCCTCGTCGGTGTCATCGGCTTCTCGCTCGTGGTGATCTTCCTCAGCGATCACCGGTTGCTCTCTCGATACGGCTACGTCTGCGGTCTGACCGGCCTGGTTCTGTTGGTGATTCCGGCGGTGCTGCCTCGATCGATGTCCGAAGAGAACGGCGCCAAGATCTGGATTCGGTTGCCGGGCTTCTCGATTCAGCCCGCCGAGTTCTCGAAGATCTTGCTGCTGATCTTCTTCGCCGCGGTCCTGGTCTCCAAGCGTGACCTGTTCACCAGCGCCGGCAAGCACGTGATGGGCATGGATCTGCCGCGCCCGCGCGACCTGGCCCCGCTGCTGGCAGCCTGGGTCGCGTCGGTCGGTGTGATGGTCTTCGAGAAGGATCTCGGCACCTCGCTGCTGCTGTACGCGTCGTTTCTGGTGCTGGTCTACATCGCTACCGAACGGTTCAGCTGGGTGGTGCTCGGGCTGGCGTTGTTCGCGGTGGCGAGCGTGGCCGCGTACTACCTCTTCGACCACGTACGGGTCCGCGTGGAGACGTGGCGGGACCCGTTCGCCGATCCCGACGGCACCGGCTACCAGATGGTGCAGTCGCTGTTCAGCTTCGCCACCGGAGGGATCTTCGGCACCGGTCTGGGCAACGGGCAGCCCGGTACCGTGCCCGCCGCGTCGACCGACTTCATCATCGCCGCGGTGGGGGAGGAGCTCGGATTGGTCGGACTGGCCGCGGTGCTGATGCTGTACACCATCGTGATCATCCGCGGCCTGCGGACGGCACTCGCGGTACGCGACAGCTTCGGCAAGTTGCTGGCCGCCGGTCTGGCCGCCACGCTGGGCATCCAGCTGTTCATCGTCGTCGGCGGCGTCACGAAGCTGATCCCGCTGACCGGCCTGACCACGCCGTGGCTGTCCTACGGCGGCTCCTCGCTGGTGGCGAACTATCTGCTGCTGGCGATCCTGGTGCGCATCTCGCACGCCGCGCGCCGGCCGCTCGTCACCAGACCTCCGCAGCCGCCGGGCAACATCGCGACGAGCAGCACCGAGGTGATCGAGAAGGTATGA
- a CDS encoding PP2C family protein-serine/threonine phosphatase: MTLVLRYAARSDRGLVRANNEDSVYAGARLLALADGMGGHAAGEVASQLVIAALAHLDDDEPGGDLLSKLDTAVREGNSAIAEHVDADPELEGMGTTLTAILFAGNRLGMVHIGDSRGYLMRDGELTQITKDDTFVQTLVDEGRITAEEAHSHPQRSLIMRALTGHEVEPTLIMREARAGDRYLLCSDGLSDPVSHDTIAEALQLPDVAESADRLIELALRGGGPDNVTVVVADVVDVNAYDYGQTQPILAGAVSGDDDQSAPPNTAAGRASAFNPKRAAAKRVVPQPEEPPPRPKSRRRMYIAAAVLALVVLAGLAVGREIVRSNYYVSEHDGTVSILRGVQGSFLGFALQEPYLLGCLNARNELSLISADQSQDNLDCRLLSVNDMRPSERAQVIAGLPSGSLDDAIGQIEELSRSSVLPVCAPPTPTPTPTPKPVPAPAPTAPSAQSPRPGAPATSSAPGSPAPSPDSRTPSPAPETPRTVTSSPAPAPPPPSPSPTVTALPPPPPEPGKNCREVS, from the coding sequence ATGACCCTCGTACTCCGATACGCCGCGCGCAGCGACCGGGGGTTGGTGCGCGCCAACAACGAGGACTCCGTCTACGCCGGTGCGCGGTTGCTCGCGCTGGCCGACGGCATGGGCGGGCACGCGGCCGGGGAGGTGGCCTCCCAGCTCGTGATCGCCGCGCTCGCGCACCTCGACGACGACGAACCGGGCGGCGATCTGCTGAGCAAGCTCGACACCGCAGTCCGGGAAGGCAACTCGGCGATCGCCGAGCACGTGGACGCCGACCCCGAACTCGAGGGCATGGGCACCACGCTGACGGCAATCCTGTTCGCCGGCAACCGTCTTGGCATGGTGCACATCGGCGATTCGCGCGGCTACCTGATGCGCGACGGAGAGCTGACCCAGATCACCAAGGACGACACGTTCGTCCAGACCCTGGTCGACGAAGGACGGATCACCGCCGAGGAGGCGCACAGCCATCCACAGCGGTCACTGATCATGCGCGCGCTCACCGGACACGAGGTCGAGCCGACGCTGATCATGCGCGAAGCCCGCGCCGGGGACCGCTACCTGCTGTGCTCGGACGGCCTCTCCGATCCCGTCAGCCACGACACCATCGCCGAGGCTCTGCAACTTCCTGACGTCGCCGAAAGCGCGGACCGGCTCATCGAATTGGCGCTGCGCGGCGGCGGCCCCGACAACGTCACGGTCGTGGTGGCCGACGTCGTCGACGTGAACGCCTACGACTACGGGCAGACCCAGCCGATCCTCGCCGGCGCCGTGTCCGGAGACGACGACCAGAGCGCACCGCCCAACACGGCCGCCGGCCGGGCGTCGGCCTTCAACCCGAAACGGGCAGCTGCCAAACGCGTTGTGCCGCAACCGGAGGAGCCACCGCCCCGCCCTAAGTCGCGCCGGCGCATGTATATCGCGGCCGCTGTGCTGGCTCTGGTGGTGCTCGCAGGTCTGGCCGTGGGGCGCGAGATCGTGCGCAGCAACTACTACGTCAGCGAACACGACGGCACCGTCTCGATCCTCCGCGGAGTCCAGGGCTCCTTCCTCGGCTTCGCGTTGCAGGAGCCCTACCTCCTCGGGTGTTTGAACGCCCGCAACGAACTCTCCCTGATCAGCGCCGACCAGTCCCAGGACAATCTGGACTGCCGCCTGTTGAGCGTCAACGACATGCGCCCCTCCGAACGGGCGCAGGTCATCGCCGGCCTCCCGTCGGGATCCCTCGACGACGCGATCGGCCAGATCGAGGAACTCTCACGCAGTTCCGTGCTTCCCGTCTGCGCACCGCCCACGCCCACGCCCACGCCCACCCCGAAGCCCGTGCCGGCGCCGGCACCCACCGCGCCGTCGGCCCAGTCGCCGCGGCCCGGCGCCCCCGCCACCTCCTCGGCACCCGGAAGCCCTGCGCCGAGCCCTGATTCGCGCACCCCCTCCCCCGCGCCCGAAACGCCGCGCACGGTCACCAGCTCCCCCGCGCCTGCGCCACCACCTCCGTCACCGTCACCTACCGTGACCGCGCTGCCTCCCCCACCACCTGAGCCGGGAAAGAATTGCCGGGAAGTGTCATGA
- a CDS encoding FHA domain-containing protein FhaB/FipA yields MQGLVLQLTRVGFLLLLWLFIWSVLRILRTDIYAPTGAVMVRRGLALRGSLLPNRAHRNVPRQLVVVEGALAGTRIPLGTQPVLIGRADDSTLVLTDDYASTRHARLSPRGSEWYVEDLGSTNGTYLDRAKVTTAVRVPMGTPVRIGKTVIELRP; encoded by the coding sequence ATGCAGGGGCTGGTACTGCAGCTGACCCGTGTCGGCTTCCTCCTCCTGCTCTGGCTGTTCATCTGGTCGGTCCTGCGTATCCTGCGCACCGACATCTACGCGCCCACCGGCGCGGTGATGGTGCGTCGCGGGCTGGCGCTGCGCGGATCGCTGCTCCCCAACCGGGCCCACCGGAACGTGCCGCGCCAATTGGTGGTCGTCGAAGGCGCGCTGGCGGGTACCCGGATTCCGCTGGGCACCCAGCCGGTCCTGATCGGCCGGGCGGATGACTCCACTCTCGTGCTGACCGACGACTACGCCTCGACTCGCCACGCCAGGCTCTCGCCACGAGGGTCGGAATGGTATGTAGAGGACCTAGGATCGACCAACGGCACATACCTCGACAGGGCGAAGGTGACAACGGCGGTACGAGTTCCGATGGGCACACCGGTGCGAATCGGCAAGACGGTGATCGAGCTGCGCCCGTGA
- a CDS encoding DUF3662 and FHA domain-containing protein produces MGLVDRFERKLEDSVGNAFARVFGGSIMPQEVQALLRREAETGAREIPGGRILAPNEYVITLSVPDYRKVSADPDITSTTFAKHLEGYIHEQGWQTYGDVVVRFEQSPTLHTGQFRARGAVNPDSTTGEPAPPPRELSSIAEPGVPPMTDNPSYRGGPGQGRPADDYYNRPEDDRYNRSEDQRGGYPPADQGGYPPADQGGYGAGGDQGYLPRGGYPDQGGYPEGGYPPPSHEQRPPAGYGPPPQGGYPDQGYRQGPGGYGPPQGGQHGYGPPANDYDYGRGPGRHEDGGYGAPGGQGRPSYPDQGGYPDHGGYPDQGGYGGGQGYGRQDYGQPDYGRYGEHGYADQGYGEQGYGDQGYGGGQAGGYGAAGGGYGQGDYPSAGASVTLQLDDGSGRTYQLREGANVIGRGQDAQFRLPDTGVSRRHLEIRWDGQVALLSDLNSTNGTTVNNAPVQEWQLADGDVIRLGHSEIIVRVH; encoded by the coding sequence ATGGGTCTGGTCGACCGCTTCGAGCGCAAGCTCGAGGACTCGGTCGGCAACGCCTTCGCCCGGGTTTTCGGGGGATCGATCATGCCGCAGGAAGTCCAAGCCCTGCTTCGCCGCGAGGCGGAGACGGGTGCCAGGGAGATCCCCGGCGGACGCATTTTGGCGCCGAACGAGTACGTCATTACCCTCAGTGTGCCCGACTATCGGAAGGTGAGTGCCGACCCGGACATCACCTCGACCACGTTCGCCAAGCACTTGGAGGGATACATCCATGAGCAGGGATGGCAAACGTATGGTGATGTGGTCGTCAGATTCGAGCAGTCACCCACCCTGCACACCGGACAGTTTCGCGCGCGTGGCGCGGTCAATCCTGACTCGACCACAGGCGAACCCGCCCCACCACCTCGAGAACTCTCGTCCATCGCAGAACCAGGAGTACCACCGATGACCGACAATCCGAGCTACCGCGGCGGCCCAGGACAGGGTCGGCCCGCAGACGACTACTACAACCGTCCCGAGGACGACCGCTACAACCGCTCCGAGGACCAGCGCGGCGGCTACCCGCCGGCCGACCAGGGTGGCTATCCCCCGGCCGACCAGGGCGGTTACGGCGCCGGAGGCGATCAGGGATACCTGCCGCGCGGCGGATACCCCGACCAGGGCGGCTACCCCGAGGGTGGCTATCCCCCGCCGTCCCACGAGCAGCGGCCCCCGGCCGGCTACGGCCCGCCGCCTCAGGGCGGCTACCCCGACCAGGGCTACCGCCAGGGCCCGGGCGGCTACGGCCCGCCTCAGGGCGGCCAGCACGGCTACGGCCCGCCCGCCAACGACTACGACTACGGCCGGGGACCCGGTCGCCATGAGGACGGCGGCTACGGCGCCCCCGGCGGCCAGGGTCGTCCGTCCTACCCCGACCAGGGCGGCTACCCGGACCACGGCGGCTACCCCGACCAGGGCGGCTACGGCGGCGGGCAGGGCTACGGCCGGCAGGACTACGGCCAGCCCGATTACGGCCGCTACGGCGAGCACGGCTACGCGGACCAGGGCTACGGCGAGCAGGGGTACGGCGACCAGGGCTACGGCGGCGGGCAGGCCGGCGGTTACGGCGCTGCGGGCGGCGGATACGGCCAGGGTGACTACCCGTCGGCCGGTGCGTCGGTCACGCTGCAGCTCGACGACGGCAGCGGCCGCACATACCAGCTACGGGAGGGCGCCAACGTGATCGGCCGCGGTCAGGACGCACAGTTCCGGCTGCCGGACACAGGTGTGTCACGACGCCATCTGGAGATCCGCTGGGACGGCCAGGTCGCGCTATTGTCGGACCTCAACTCCACCAATGGCACGACGGTGAACAACGCCCCGGTCCAGGAGTGGCAGCTGGCCGACGGCGACGTCATCCGGCTCGGACACTCCGAGATCATCGTCCGCGTTCACTGA